The following nucleotide sequence is from Anaerolineales bacterium.
TGATCGCGGATTTAAAAGAAAAGACCTACGAGACACTTTTGGATCAATATGAGGCTGCTCGGGTCAAGGAGGCGATCAGGGCGAATACCATAACCTTGATTGACCCTGCGGTCCTTCCCTTAAAACCATCCCAGCCCCAACTCCTGATGAATATTACCCTCGGCGTGATCATCGGTCTGGTCCTCGGTGTGGGTTTAGTCTTCCTCATTGAAAATCTCAATCCCCGGCTATATACTCTTGATCAGATCGAAGCTGTAACTGAGCTAGATGTCATCGAAAAAATCCCATCAATAAAAACCAAAGGTTTCACTGGATTATTCAAGAAAAAAGTCCCACTAAACCGCCCTGCATTTAAGAGCTCATTCCAAAAATTGCAAACAAAGATTGCGCAAATCAACTCGGGTGGTCATCCGATGAAAAGCCTTCTATTCACGAGTGCAGTCCCGGGTGAGGGAAAATCGACCATCGTCGCTAACCTGGCAATAGCTATCGGCAGAGCAGGTCAGAATGTCCTCCTTGTAGACTGCGACATGCGCTTGCCTACTCAGCACAAAATATTCAACTTACCGAACGCACAAGGGTTAAGTACATTATTGACTCATCAAGCCAGATTGATGGATGTCATCAAGAAAAACCGTAATCCGAATACCTGGATATTAACCAGCGGGTCAGTTGTCCCCAATCCAATGGAGCTTTTAGCATCAGCCCAGATGAAATCAGTTCTTGAGCAATTAACCCAAAATTTTGATTATGTATTGCTCGACACACCCGCACTCCTACCTGTCGGTGATGCAATGGCACTTGCCACCATTGTGGATGGAATCGTTCTGGTTACCCGCCAGTTTTATTGCAAGGAAGATGACCTGCGCGAGACGCACAAGGCTTTGGCAGATTTAAATACTCGCATTATTGGTGTCGTGGTGAATGATGTTAAGCATTCGCGCAGCTACAATTATACGAAATATAAATATTCATAAAACCCAATACCAATGAGACAAACATCGGAGGGTAAATTGGATGGACAGGTAAAAATCGGGGTGATTGGTTTGGGTCGCATGGGGCAGCATCACTGCCGAGTATATTCAAATCAAAAGGATGCTCGCCTTGTCGGTGTATATGACATAGATACTCATACGACGAAGGATACTGCTGAAAAATATGAGGTTGAGGGATATTCTCGATTAGAAGATCTTTTGGATCAAGTGGATGCATTAACCATTGCAACACCAACCCCAACTCACTACGCAATTGCAAGCCAGTGCCTGGAGAGACGGATCCATGTGTTGCTTGAAAAACCTGTCACGGACAATATCAAAGATGCCGAAGCTTTAACCAGCCTGGCAGATAATTGTGGCTCGGTCTGCCTTATCGGGCATATTGAGCGCTTTAATCCTGCATATGTCGAATTGAAGAAAGTACTGGATAGGTCGAGTGTGATCGCCATCAATTTCCGCCGTTTGAGTCCGTATCGGGTGAGTAATACCGATGTTGATGTGGTACTCGACCTGATGGTGCATGACCTGGATCTTGCTTACGATATTACCGGAAGGGACCCAGAGTTTACATACGCCAATGGATTAATGCCTTTTAGCTCCAGCCTCGACCACGTGGTTGCCCAGCTTTTTTTCGCCAACGGGCCTCTGGTAACGTTAACAGCATCGCGTGTCACTGAGCAGAAAATCCGCTCGGTTGATGTAACTTGCGAGGATTGCTTCATTGAAGTTGACTTTATGAACAAGAGCATTTCCATCCATCGAGGCTCAACTGGAGAATTTTTAGGGAAAACCAGGAATGGGGTCAGCTACCACCAGGAAAGTATTATCGAGCGTATACTGGTACCGAATACTGAACCTCTATCAGCTGAGATAAGGAGTTTTCTGGAATGTATCAAGCAAAATCGGCCCCCACGCGTATCTATCCATGACGGTCTCAAGGCTTTACGCATGGCGCAAAACATAAGCATGCTTGCCAGCGAACAACTCAATCAATTTTCCATCAATTCTCTCCTACCTGACCGGGTTGCCGCCCACTAATTATGAAGATCCGCATCCACCCAACTGCTGATGTATCTCCCAGGGCTGTGATCGGCGATTCAACCTGCATTTGGCACCAGGCGCAAATTCGAGAGGATGTTGTCCTCGGTCAGAATTGCATTATTGGGAAGGGGGTTTACATTGATGCCGGCGTAAAGATAGGTAATAATGTAAAAATCCAGAATTACACTTCTGTCTATCACGGTGTAACCATTGAAGATGGTGTATTTATCGGTCCACATGTGTGCTTTACAAATGATTTGAAACCCCGCGCCATTAATCCTGATGGCTCGTTGAAGGATGCTGATGATTGGATCCTGACAACCACCCTGGTTCAAAAAGGTGCTGCCTTAGGAGCAAATTCAACCATCCGATGCGGGGTCACGATCGGTGAATGGTCTATGATTGGATGTGGAAGCGTCATCACCAGAGACATCCCAAATTACGGATTGGCATGGGGTAATCCAGCCCGACTGCATGGTTTCGTTTGCCCCTGCGGCACTCAGCTTGAAAAAGTTGCTATCGAAGACGGTTCTCAGCAGGCGGTCTGCCCTGCTTGCGGTATAAAGCTGAGTATTCCCATGGCAGCTTGGGAGTTAGTCCGATGATCAACATCGCCAAGCCGCTTATCGGTGAGGAAGAGAAAAAAGCAGTCCTGGAAGTGCTCGATTCTGGGATGATCGCCCAGGGACCTCGGGTAAAAGCATTCGAGGAATCTTTCGCGAGGATGTGTGGTGTGAAGTATGCCGTTGCTACTACTTCCGGGACAACCGCTCTACACATCGCCCTTCTCGCAGCTGGCGTCGGAGCAAGTGATCAAGTAATCACCTCTCCCTTTACCTTTATAGCTTCAGCGAACAGTATTCTTTATACTGGGGCGCGGCCGGTTTTCGTTGATATTGACCCTGAAACATATAATCTGGACCCAACCAAGATTGAAGCCGCGATAACCTCGCACACCAAAGCAATTCTGCCTGTCCACCTTTTTGGATTAAGTTGCGATATGGATCCGATCATGGAAGTTGCCGAGAAGTACGGCCTATCCGTGATCGAAGACGCCTGCCAAAGCCATGGCGCAATGTACAAGGACAAGCGGGTTGGTTCGTTTGGTATTGGCACGTTCTCTTTCTATCCAACCAAGAATATGACATCCGCTGAAGGTGGCATGATCACGACCAATCATGATGGGATCGCTGAACATTGCCAGGTGATACGTCAGCATGGCATGCGTCGGCGTTACTATCATGATGAGCTAGGCTTTAACTTCCGCATGACAGATGTTCACGCAGCAATCGGCATAGAGCAACTTAAAAAATTAGCGGCCAACAACGATATCCGCCGTATGAACGCCAGCTATCTAAGTCAGCATCTGCAGGGTGTGAGCACTCCCGTGATCCCTCAAGGCTGTCAGCATGTCTTTCACCAGTACACGATTCGTGTCCCTGGCGGTAAAAGGGATGAATTGCGTGCTTTCCTTCAGACAAATGGCGTAGGCTCAGAAATATATTATCCAGTGCCAGTGCATCAGCAGTTTTTTTATGCTGAAGCATTAGGATATGCCGGTGTATTTCCTGAAGCTGAACGTGCAGCTGGAGAGGTGCTTTCCTTACCAGTGCATCCTTCTTTAAGTCGTGCGGATTTGGAGAAGATCGTCGAATCAGTAAATCAATTTTGTTTATCTGCTGGCAGACAGTCGGATTTGCGCACTAACCTGACGGGATAATATTAATGAAGCAATTACGCGTTCGAGCTTTGGTGTTAGCGATCTGGCTGATAGGCTTATATCTACTGGCTCATTTTTCGAAGCTTATCAGCCTGAGTCCCTTAGTTTACTTATATACACTGGTTCTGGTTGTCATCTTTTTTGCAGTTCCTCACTTGAGCAAGGTGAAGAGAGGTTGGTTGCTGGCCATCCCACCCGTAACTTATTTAAGCATAAAAGGCTTGCTCGGTGAGCCCCTTCTCGGGATTGCCCTCCCCACCGCGGTAATTGAAACCTGCAGTATCGTGTTTACTTCACTCATCCTGATCTGGGTGCGTGAGCCAGTTCATGAATTCGAAAATGCCGTCGCTGATCTGACATTTGGTCATTCACAGAAAGTCATTGAAACAGCAGAAGAAGGGCAGAGTATTCTCTATCGTGAAGTCAGGCGTGCTCGAAACCACCAGCGTCCATTGGCGATCATGGCCATCGCAATCAATGAATCCACGATCGATGGTTCCCTGGACCGCATGGTTAAAGATGCTCAGCAGAGTATCCTTCGGCAGTTCACTGTGACAAGTGTCAGTCGTACCTTATGTGAAAAACTCGAAGATTGTGACATCGTTGTTCAAACCAACAACCACTTTGTGGTGGTATTACCGGAAACCAAACCAGAAGACCTGCCTGGTTTGACTGAACGGATTCGTAAACAAGTCGCTGACCAGGTAGGGGTTGAGATCAAAATCGGCACTGCCTCGCTTCCCGAGGATAGTTTTACACTGGAAGGGTTGATGGATAAAGCTACCATGGAGCTGCAAGGCTCATTGGGATCCGAGCTATTTATTAAGCCCGAACAGCTGTTTGTCAAGCGAAAACCACTGGATCATTCAAGTTAAGAAGGTATTCTATGGACTATGTAATCATTAAGCAACCTCGCCTGATGCCCCGCTCTGGTATTTATCACAAGATAAAGCGCTTGATTGATATTGGCGTCTGCCTGGCAATGCTACCGGTCATAATACCGATCATGTTATTCTGCGCCATCGCCATTTTGCTTGATTCTCCCGGTCCTATCTTATTTGTCCAGGAACGTTTAGGTAAGGGTGGGCGGCTATTCAAAATGTATAAATTTCGCACAATGAGGACCGATATTGATCAACGCCACGTCCAAGACTATATGAGAGCATATGTCAGGTCCGAAATCATCACCCTTGAAGATGGTCGCAAGACATTCAAGCCAGCCAGCGATCAGGCCTTTTTCCCATTTGGCAGGCTGTTACGCAAACTCAGTTTGGATGAGCTACCCCAGATCATCAATGTCCTAAAAGGTGAGATGAGTATTGTTGGTCCACGGCCGAATGTGCTCTGGGAAGTTGAAGCTTACCGTCCATGGCATTATGAGCGCATGGAGGTATTGCCGGGGATTACCGGTCTGGCACAGGTGCGTGGAAGGAGCAGTATTGATTTTGCCCACCTGGTTCGAAATGATATTGAATATATCGAAAAACAAAGCTTATCCCTGGATCTTAAAATAATGTGGTGGACTTTCATCTCTGCCCTGACTGGAAAAGGCGCAGCCTGATATGGGAAGCAGGATAGGATAAAAATTTTTAGCAAAAAACTGCTCCAATATAGACCGTTCTGGGGATGGAAATTGGTCTCCCCAGAACGTTCTGTTTTAGAATTGGCTATAGCGATTTTATTAAGCCTGGTCTTTGGTGCTCTGGTGGTGTTATCACCCTATCTACCAGTCCCGTCTGCTTTTCAAAAACTCATCCTTGTTATTCCCTTCATTTTTACTCTCGCCATTCTAATCAACAACCTTGAAAGATTGATTTTATTTATCATCGCCGTAGGGATACCGCTAAATTTAGATATATCTATCATTATCAGCCCTTTAGCGCGTAATGTGGCTAATATTGCGAGCGGGAGAACCATAGTTGCCTTAACCGAGCTCCGTATATCACTCATCATGATCATCGTGATAGCCGGTTATTTATTATGGCTGGTGGGCCGGCGCGGCATGGTTCGTTATCCTATTCGCTACTTCCCAAGCATCACCATCCCAGCGATTGGTTTAATTGTCATCTCGCTTCTCTCCATCACACAAGCTCAGGATACGCAGCTGGCTTTCTTCAAGATCATGATGCTCATTGAGCTGTTCCTGATTTATTTCTATGTTGCCAATCACCTGCGGACAAAATCTGATCTTCAGTTCTTTATGCTCGTTTTTATGGGGGCATTATTAGCTGAGAGTATTTTGATGGTGCTTCAATGGCAGACGGGGTGGAGTTTTTCTGTGGCTGGGATAAATGCCATCATTGATCCAGACAGCCACCGTGCGGCGGGGACGTTAGGAACAGCAAATTCTGCTGGGGTCGTAATTACTGGATACTTAGCACTCACCTGCGCGATGTTCTGGCTCTTTCCTAGGCGCACTCAAAAGGTGTTCGCGGTAATCTGCTTCGTGTGCGGTTGTGTCGCCTTAATCAGCACAGCCGGTCGAGCAGCTTGGGGAGGCTTCATCGTAGCGTTCTTAGCCTTTATTTTGATCGGAACACAACAAGGATTGGTGTCACGTAAAGCTGTGATTTGGCTTTTTCTCGCACTCATCCTGATCAGTGGGCTGTTCTATCCCGTGATTTCTCAACGCCTGACCGCCAATGACAGTGGCTCTGCCGCCAGCCGTTTGGTTATGGCAAAATTAGCCTGGAACGTGATCCGCTCCTCGCCTACTCACTTCTTTATAGGAGTTGGCGCCAATAATTATGCCTTGATTGCACCAGCGTATTACTCAACCGATGTTGGGCGCCTGGGATATATCATAGATTCATCCGTCCATAATGCTTATCTACTCGCCTGGGCAGAAACAGGTCTAATTGGCTTGATTTTTTATCTAATTTTTCTATTTACACCTCTCTTACACGCATGGAAAAACATCTTTTCGCATGACAGGTTTGTTTCATTAATGGCGCTCGGTTTAGGCTGCGCTCTACTGGCAATTTATATTCAGATGCTGGTCGATCCTTTCATTGCTCGACCAAAGATGATCATTGTTTGGTTGCTCATTGCTCTCATTGCCAGCCTGGATAATATGCATCCGTCTAAAATATCTGTAACAAAACTTTGATGGGATTAAAAAACCTGAATTTAGCCAATCGAATTTTTAATAACACCCTTGCCCTGACGATTGCCAGCGCAGGACAATTGGTTGGCAATATCATCCTGTTTTTCTATCTCTCGCGTCTGCTCCAAGCTGAAGGGTTGGGGATTTATTCGACCGTGATCGCAATATTCCACACTGTGATCCTCGGTTGTGCCGTAGTAAACCCTTATATACCCAGGGAGCTGTCAAAGGATCTCTCCCAGACTAATCGTTACCTGATTCATGGAGGCTTGATTTCCGCCGCGATTGCGTTGATCCTCACCATCGGCCTGGATCTTTTAGTACCCTTCTTGGGCTACCTGCCACAGACGGAGATTGGTTTATACCTAATTTCTCTGGCAATTTTCCCTGAAGCCATGAATGTTGTGCTTTTCACGATGTTCATCTCCCATCAGAAAGCCAAATTCATCTCTTTTACCAGCCTCGTGGTAATTTTTGGGAGAATACTTATCAGCCTTCTAGCTTTATATCTCGGATACGGTGTAACCAGCCTGATCATCATCTATGCTGGATTCAGTTATCTTTCCTTGCTGTTAAATTTTATTTTTCTGCGGCGTTTCATCCTCGCGCCTCGCTGGGAGTTTAATTTTCCATTTCTGACTAAGATGGTTCTCGAGCTGAAGTATTTCGCTGGCACCACGATATTAAATATGCTTTTTTCACAATCAGAAGTGATCGTCCTCTCCTTGATCGGTGGAGAGACACAGGTCGGATTCTACAGCGCAGCCCTAAAGCTGGTCACAGTCTGGGCAATGCTTCCAACCAGTTATGCCACGGCAATTTTCCCTGTATTAAGTTCAACATATCAGGAATCACGCAGCAGGGCAGTTGACTTACAAAACAGGTCACTCAAGTACCTGATGGCCTTGGCCTTCCCACTGGCGGTCGGTATTTGCCTCACAGCCAGTCTGATAATTCCATTGTTCTACGGGCCTGGCTTTGAAGGTTCAATATTTACATTACAGCTTCTCGCCTGGTATTTACCCCTCGCTTTTTGCAACATGATCCTATATAGGATGCTGTATGTTCGCGGCGAGCAGCACATTGTTTTCCGCATACAATTCGCTTCAGAGATCATTCAAGTCGTTTCGGCTGTGGTTCTGATACCGATTTATGACTGGAATGGTGCAGCAATTGCCCTTATACTCGGCAACTTCAGCTATTCTGTGTTGTCAATCTTCTTCGTTGCCCGAGATAAGTCACCGCTACCCCTGCTCCAAATTAGCTGGCGATTCATCCTGGCATCTTCTTTAATGGGTGCTTATGTCTGGATTTGTACACCAGTGCTCAACCTATTTTTCCTCATTGCTGGCGCAGTAGTCATTTATCTTGCCTTGTTATTGATCCTGCGTGCTTTCTCGAACGAAGACCGATTGCTTTTTAAACGCCTACTTTCATTCTCCAAAGATTCTCCCCCTGGACAGCCTTCGACAGTTGTGTTCGATATTAAAGAATAACCGTTCTCCTATTTATGCTGCTCACCTGATTAAATAAAAATATGAACGAAGCTGTGCCGGTTCAACGGAGTGAACCTCAGAAACCGAAGAAAATTTGGTGGATGAATATCCGATATATTCTCCGCTCAAGGTTGCGTACCTTTCCGTCGTTGGAGAAGCTGGTGTTGACAATCTGGCACCCGCTCAAGTATTTTTATTGGAAAAATCGCTGGGGATTGGAAACACAGTTACGTAGTTTACAAGGTGAACGAGAACGCTATATTGATGCTGATCGGATTTATTATGTGTCCCCGGACAAGATAGTATTTTCGTCGCTGCAAGAATTTAACTTTAATTATTTTAAAGGCCATGTGCTTGCTGGTGATTGGGATCGCCTTGATAAGAGAATCGAAGACCTGGATATCTACCTCGCCATAAAACAAGTCTGTGTTGATGGCAAACAGTGGAGTGATACTATTTTCTTTCAACGCATTCTCAAAGATATTCAACATGGCCGCATCCATTACGCTTGCCGTAATGAAAAAGACTTAATCAAACATTGCTATGCGATTGAAGCTCTTTATATAGATATCCAGCAAAAAGGTTATAAATCTCAAAAAGAGTTATTCGCCGAAAAACTGATCAATGACCCCATGCAAGCCGAGGAGGAAATAGCAATAAGCATCGGCCGGGATGGTGACTTTCTATTCAGTGATGGTGCACATCGCCTTATAATTGCTAAATTATTGGGCCTGCCTTCAATCCCTGTCAAAATTGCTGTCCGGCATAAAGAATGGATCGACTTTCGTGAAGAATTGGTGCTGTATGCCAGGGATTCGAAAATCTCAAAAAATAACAAGCTTTACCAACCGGCTACGCACCTGGATTTAACTGATATACCTTCTTCGCACGAAAGTCAAAACCGTTTCCAGATTATCAAAAGTAGTACTTCATTTACTAACGGGAGCATGTTGGATATTGGTGCTTGCCTGGGATACTTCTGTCATTGCTTTGAAGACCTGGGATTTGATTGCGTTGCCATCGAGAATGATCAACAGACTGTCTACTTTTTGCAACGCTTGAAGCGAGCTGAGAATCGCCACTTCAAAGTTTTCAGTAACTCTATACTGGATAATCTTGAGATCAGGGATAATCACTTTAATATTGTACTGGCATTAAACATCTTCCACCATTTTCTGAAAACTCAAGGAGATTTTGAGCGCCTGGTCGATTTGTTGAATAATTTACACATGGACGAGATGTACTTCGAATCACACCTCCCGGACGAGTCACAGATGGAAGGCGCATATCAAAATTTTTCTCCGGAAGAGTTTGTTCAATTCATCTTGGCCAATTCGATGCTTGACCGATCCATCTTAATAGACCGGATGAGTGATGGCAGGCCGATTTACAAGCTGTATCGCAGCGAACGAGAATCGCCACATGGAATACCGGTAGGTATGTTTTCTTAATCGAAAATTTTTCTGTATCTACTCAATATTGTTTATGTGCACAATATTCGATAATCAACACGCTGAGACGGCATTATCCATCATTATCATCGCCAGAAATGAAGCCAGGAATATCGCCCGTACAATAGAATCAGTCCTTTCAGCAACGAAAAACTGGCCGCAAGCTGAGATATTGTTGGTCGATTCAGCTTCCACAGATGAGACAGTCGAGATCGCAAAGCACTATCCTATTGGTATTGTCCGCCTGGATCCTTCCTGGTTTCTTTCGGTGCCTGCCGGGCGCCACATCGGCATGCATTACTCACACGGCGATTTAGTTCTGCACATGGATGGTGACATGGAGCTAGACCCAGAATGGGTGGATCGTTCGACCACGTATTTACTTGACCATCCACAGGTTGGTGCAGTAGGAGGATACTACCGGAACATTTATTCGAAAAATGGTCAGGTCGTTGGTGAGCAGGACATTCACCGCGACTTGCAAGATAGGATTCAAGAAGTCAGATATGTAGGCGGGGCTGCGCTGTACCGCCGCTCTGCTATTCAAGCCATGGGAGGCTTCCAGCCGTACATTCGGGGAGAAGAAAGTGTTTATATCAGCCTGGGTATTCGGAAAGCTGGATATAAAGTAATTCAATTACCCTACTTAATGAGCAAGCATTATTGCGTCCCACCTCAATCAATGGCTTACAGCTTGCGCCGGTTAAAATTGGATATGTGGCTTGGCTTCGGCCAGGTGCCGCGTTATTATTGGGGTACGCCTTTATTTTGGACTTACTTGAAGGAACGTGGGGCATTTTTGGTGTACCTTGCCTTGGTGTTGATAACCCTTCTTACACTTTTACTTACCCTATTCACAGGTAAAATTATTTACCTCACCACCTGGCTGCTGATCGAAGTACTCTTTTTAGCCGTATATTTGATCAAAAAGCGTAGCCTGCGAAAAACGATCGTCAGTCTCATTGCTCATACTGGCATCACAATCAGCGCAGTACGTGGTTTTTTAATCAAACCCCGCTATTCAAACATGTATCCGACCAATGTTGAAATCATACAGGTTCAAGCCCGTAACGGAGGCAATTAACTAAGCTCACACCTCTGATGATTATTTCTCCTTAAACTAAACAAACCACACCTAACAAAACTGTAAGGTCCTCCAATCCGCACGAAGTTATTGAGATGGTAGAATTGACAAGAATAAATGATTTATTGGTAAGTATTAATAACTTTGTTTGCGGAGAGAAATGTGAAAAGGGTTCTGTGGCTGACAGTAATCTTTTTCTTCTTGTTACCCCAGGGTGCGGTATTGGGGGCGGACATCAGTCAGCCTGAGAGTATTAGTATTCCAAACGCCGGCTTTGAATTAAATCCAACGGATCCCTACAATGGATGGATTTGGTCGGGTGGAAATTGGACTTGGGACGGGACGGCACATAGTGGTGCCCATTCAGCCCGTATCTACCGCAATGGTGGCGATGAAACGTCAAGTCTATGGTCAGGGTACATTCCTATCCAAGCATCTTCAATTTATACATTCTCTTTCTGGCTACGGAGTGAATCAGCCAGTAAGAATCCCTCGGTGGTAATTTATCAGTATACGAACGGGGAAGCGCAGACCGGTCCCAGGCAGATGGTCTATTCAAACGTTGGCAGTGGAACCAATGGGTGGTTTCAGGTCAATTACCGCTTCCAGACTCTACCCAATACCGCCAAAATAAAGATTCGCTTATATCTCTACACGGATACCACCGGAACATTCTGGTTCGATGATTTCATGCTAGACCAAGGAAATCTGGCATTATTTCCGTTTTCAAGCGGATTTCCAGTGGTGTCATCGGGTTGGGTTTATATGTCCTCCCCATCCGTTGCTGATATCAATAATGATGGCAGCAATGAGTTGTTGATTGGGGCGGATGATGCGGTCAATGGCTGGACCCGCACCGGGAACATCCTGCCTGGTTATCCATTACCTACTAGCGACCGTTATATCTACAACCACCTGGCTGTAGGTGACCTGGATGGAGACGATCGGATGGAAATCGTTGCAGGCACTCGTACGGCAAACCCTCCTGAAGGTCAATGCCGTGTGTATGCCTGGCAGGATGACGGTTCGTTGCTCAGCGGATGGCCTATCGCTGTTGATTGGAATC
It contains:
- a CDS encoding aminotransferase DegT, translated to MINIAKPLIGEEEKKAVLEVLDSGMIAQGPRVKAFEESFARMCGVKYAVATTSGTTALHIALLAAGVGASDQVITSPFTFIASANSILYTGARPVFVDIDPETYNLDPTKIEAAITSHTKAILPVHLFGLSCDMDPIMEVAEKYGLSVIEDACQSHGAMYKDKRVGSFGIGTFSFYPTKNMTSAEGGMITTNHDGIAEHCQVIRQHGMRRRYYHDELGFNFRMTDVHAAIGIEQLKKLAANNDIRRMNASYLSQHLQGVSTPVIPQGCQHVFHQYTIRVPGGKRDELRAFLQTNGVGSEIYYPVPVHQQFFYAEALGYAGVFPEAERAAGEVLSLPVHPSLSRADLEKIVESVNQFCLSAGRQSDLRTNLTG
- a CDS encoding oxidoreductase, with protein sequence MRQTSEGKLDGQVKIGVIGLGRMGQHHCRVYSNQKDARLVGVYDIDTHTTKDTAEKYEVEGYSRLEDLLDQVDALTIATPTPTHYAIASQCLERRIHVLLEKPVTDNIKDAEALTSLADNCGSVCLIGHIERFNPAYVELKKVLDRSSVIAINFRRLSPYRVSNTDVDVVLDLMVHDLDLAYDITGRDPEFTYANGLMPFSSSLDHVVAQLFFANGPLVTLTASRVTEQKIRSVDVTCEDCFIEVDFMNKSISIHRGSTGEFLGKTRNGVSYHQESIIERILVPNTEPLSAEIRSFLECIKQNRPPRVSIHDGLKALRMAQNISMLASEQLNQFSINSLLPDRVAAH
- a CDS encoding UDP-phosphate galactose phosphotransferase, coding for MDYVIIKQPRLMPRSGIYHKIKRLIDIGVCLAMLPVIIPIMLFCAIAILLDSPGPILFVQERLGKGGRLFKMYKFRTMRTDIDQRHVQDYMRAYVRSEIITLEDGRKTFKPASDQAFFPFGRLLRKLSLDELPQIINVLKGEMSIVGPRPNVLWEVEAYRPWHYERMEVLPGITGLAQVRGRSSIDFAHLVRNDIEYIEKQSLSLDLKIMWWTFISALTGKGAA
- a CDS encoding N-acetyltransferase; its protein translation is MKIRIHPTADVSPRAVIGDSTCIWHQAQIREDVVLGQNCIIGKGVYIDAGVKIGNNVKIQNYTSVYHGVTIEDGVFIGPHVCFTNDLKPRAINPDGSLKDADDWILTTTLVQKGAALGANSTIRCGVTIGEWSMIGCGSVITRDIPNYGLAWGNPARLHGFVCPCGTQLEKVAIEDGSQQAVCPACGIKLSIPMAAWELVR